One Fuerstiella marisgermanici DNA window includes the following coding sequences:
- a CDS encoding O-antigen ligase family protein encodes MSAFTESIAAPKPRRQTPKHQRGTTRRRTSAPSVASEQSALVARLDQLGDGCVVVAVLVVPMMSACLQDLGNAIFVACSLLLGVSWAVPQIVAPRQGSAASGAEFIVFAAIAVVCLQLVPLSGATLKAFSPFADDYLFLWGSERGRVLGGHSWNTLSITPSLTRSGLVLLIAYAVFFLVLVQKLTSAERVDQLIRLVAVAAAVMAVIGIAQRFAGNGLFLWMFEHPFRAADFPVKAAFSNQNHFAHFVSLGVGPLIWCWHQSNLSQQSAFTGKQQQTSVTLRRSETTRNAALVAIAIVSLAVFLTNSRGGILVFLLASGVAASVAGLNLRMLMKLIIPALLFAGLGILAYGTDGLEHKWNTITRAQSLHDLSQGRFALWASLVEAIPHFWKLGSGVGSHAEVYPTWLAEDFGVRFSHAESGYLQILLETGVAGLTLVAAAIGLCMYWIIGTFRRSQGTARSRSLILVAGLVASVAHSLVDFVWYIPGCMLVTIVLMAALCRNFQLSDTSSSQGGESRWPQALAWGLVLCMLPVGNLSADVAVRDAASEDDWNLYRKFAIHANDNVAADSPESLNERLDVIIQHLENCLAADPQDYRSASNLAAMYLRRFERQQETGSNRMSIREIRNTVQTVGFESAREIAEWLNRAFGPRSADLYRALTTARKAVRGQPMRGENYLILAQVGFLAGLSENEEEHLVAQAIRLRPHSAGVLFVSGLFLIDKGDIEGAIEKWRTAFLQDAHIRSLIISSLVPNLSATEILEKLSPDHTGLQSLFTAYAADKRTDDQQTVAAWYAQNFERMLQDPNVSRDRNFWLQGHQMLKFNGHEKLALYCLSQAAQAAPHDFALRRSLGLELFRHEQFDDALRELKWCRLKTPDDTKINEAIKQISNKHRSRGES; translated from the coding sequence CCACGGCGACAGACTCCAAAACATCAACGAGGTACAACACGCCGGCGAACGTCTGCACCGTCCGTCGCCAGCGAACAATCAGCTTTGGTGGCTCGCCTGGATCAACTGGGCGACGGATGCGTGGTTGTCGCTGTCTTAGTCGTTCCAATGATGTCGGCATGCCTGCAGGATCTGGGCAACGCCATTTTTGTCGCCTGTAGCCTTCTGCTTGGGGTGAGCTGGGCGGTGCCGCAGATCGTGGCTCCGCGTCAAGGCAGTGCAGCGTCGGGGGCTGAATTCATTGTGTTCGCAGCTATCGCCGTTGTATGTCTGCAACTGGTTCCGCTGTCAGGCGCAACTTTGAAGGCTTTTTCGCCATTTGCTGACGACTACCTTTTTTTATGGGGAAGTGAACGCGGCCGCGTGCTGGGAGGCCACTCATGGAACACGCTATCTATCACACCATCGTTGACGCGGTCTGGACTAGTTCTGTTGATCGCTTACGCCGTGTTCTTTTTGGTGCTGGTTCAGAAGCTGACGAGTGCGGAACGAGTTGATCAACTGATTAGGCTGGTCGCGGTCGCTGCTGCTGTGATGGCGGTCATTGGTATCGCTCAGCGATTCGCGGGCAACGGGTTGTTCTTGTGGATGTTTGAGCACCCATTTCGTGCGGCAGACTTTCCCGTAAAGGCGGCGTTTTCGAATCAGAATCATTTTGCTCATTTCGTATCCCTGGGTGTCGGGCCGCTTATTTGGTGTTGGCATCAAAGCAATTTAAGTCAGCAGTCTGCGTTCACCGGCAAACAACAACAAACGTCTGTGACACTTCGACGCAGTGAAACGACTCGAAACGCAGCTTTAGTCGCCATTGCCATTGTCAGTCTGGCCGTCTTTCTAACGAACTCGCGGGGCGGCATTCTTGTCTTCCTGCTGGCCAGCGGGGTTGCCGCCAGTGTCGCCGGATTGAATCTGAGGATGCTTATGAAGCTGATCATCCCAGCGCTTTTGTTTGCCGGGCTGGGAATCCTGGCCTACGGAACAGACGGCCTCGAACATAAGTGGAATACGATTACTCGGGCTCAATCGCTCCACGACTTGTCGCAAGGCAGATTCGCATTGTGGGCGTCGCTGGTCGAAGCGATTCCTCACTTTTGGAAGCTGGGATCCGGAGTTGGTTCTCACGCGGAAGTCTATCCCACCTGGTTAGCTGAAGACTTTGGCGTCCGTTTCTCTCACGCAGAATCCGGCTATCTTCAAATTCTACTGGAAACAGGCGTCGCGGGTCTGACGTTGGTCGCCGCGGCAATCGGCCTATGCATGTATTGGATCATCGGTACATTTCGTCGTAGTCAGGGCACGGCGCGGTCACGATCGTTAATTTTAGTCGCCGGGTTGGTGGCCAGCGTTGCGCATTCGCTAGTGGACTTTGTTTGGTACATCCCCGGTTGCATGCTGGTCACAATCGTCCTGATGGCGGCGTTGTGTCGCAACTTTCAATTGTCCGATACGTCGAGTTCTCAGGGCGGTGAAAGTCGCTGGCCACAAGCTTTGGCGTGGGGCCTGGTGTTGTGCATGTTGCCCGTTGGAAACCTTTCTGCCGACGTCGCGGTGCGCGACGCCGCATCTGAAGATGATTGGAATCTCTATCGCAAATTTGCCATTCACGCGAACGATAATGTCGCAGCAGACTCACCCGAATCGCTGAATGAACGGTTGGATGTGATCATTCAACATCTGGAAAACTGTCTGGCCGCGGATCCCCAGGACTATCGTTCGGCGTCCAATCTGGCCGCCATGTATCTGCGACGTTTCGAGCGACAGCAGGAAACAGGCAGCAACCGGATGAGTATTCGTGAGATTCGAAACACAGTTCAAACGGTGGGCTTTGAATCGGCTCGCGAAATCGCAGAATGGCTGAATCGCGCCTTCGGCCCGCGATCCGCCGATCTGTATCGTGCTCTGACGACTGCCCGAAAAGCGGTCCGAGGCCAGCCAATGCGTGGCGAAAACTATCTGATTCTGGCTCAGGTTGGGTTTCTTGCGGGGCTGTCGGAAAATGAGGAAGAGCATCTGGTCGCTCAGGCGATTCGGCTAAGGCCTCACAGCGCAGGGGTGCTGTTCGTTTCCGGCTTGTTTCTGATCGATAAGGGCGACATCGAAGGTGCTATTGAGAAGTGGCGAACTGCCTTTCTCCAGGATGCCCACATCCGATCACTCATCATCAGCAGTCTCGTCCCCAACCTAAGTGCCACGGAAATACTTGAGAAGTTGTCACCCGATCACACTGGGTTGCAGTCACTGTTTACAGCCTACGCCGCTGATAAAAGAACGGATGATCAACAGACGGTGGCGGCATGGTACGCACAGAACTTCGAACGAATGCTGCAAGATCCAAATGTCAGTCGCGACCGAAACTTCTGGTTGCAAGGTCATCAGATGCTGAAGTTTAATGGCCACGAGAAGCTCGCACTTTATTGCTTGAGTCAGGCTGCTCAGGCTGCTCCGCACGACTTCGCGTTGCGGCGGAGTCTGGGCCTGGAATTATTCAGGCACGAACAATTTGACGACGCGTTGCGGGAACTAAAGTGGTGTCGACTGAAGACTCCTGACGATACGAAAATCAACGAAGCCATCAAACAGATTAGCAACAAGCACCGCTCACGAGGTGAATCATGA